AGATAATATCGAAGAAATCGCGGCAGCTGGTATCAAGGCTATTATTCAGCCGGGAGGCTCTGTTCGTGACCAAGAATCCATTGCAGCAGCAGATAAACATGGCCTAACCATGATTTTCACAGATGTCCGACATTTCAGGCACTAAGTTTTGTTTAAGCCCTCTTTAAGGTTCGAGACGTATACTATAAGCATCCTAAATTTTCTTTTTCATATATCTCCTTGAAATCCCGAGCGTTGCTATGCTTGGGATTTTTCTACTTAAATTGCTGATAAAACCTAAAAAATATTGACAAAATATATTGGGGGAGGGTAAAATTAGAGTAATTAATAAAGGAGTTTTGTCATATGAAAAAACAAAGATTTAGCTTGAGAAGGCTAGCAGTAGGTGTGGTGTCGATTGGTCTAGGAACAGCAATGGTTCCGGCAGTTACACAACTTGGCTCTGTTGAGATTGTTAAAGCAGATACAGATACCGAGTCAACGAATGATGAAGCAGCCCGTCAAGTAGCTATTCAAGAAGTAGAAGCAAAACGTGATGAAGTCGTAGCAGCGATTTTGAAGTTGAAGAATAATGATTTGAGTGAAGATCAGGTTAAGGAAATTCTCTCTTCTGAAATTTATCAACTGGATAGTCTTGACACATATGCAAGTCAAGAAAAAGATGAATTGGTGCGGAAGCTTTCTACTGTACAATTCAAATATGACTTAATTGATGAAGTCTTGACCCAGTGGAATGCGTTTTATGTGAGTAAAGGAATTGAACATAAACTAGGATTTTCAGATTTGGAAAGAGTAAAGAAATATGATGATAGTTCTCCGAAATCCTCAATTCGATATGGTTATCCCACAGTTAGTAATGTGATAGAGCCGACTGATTCTGTAAGTAGTTCGTTTCGTCTTTTATCTACTTTTAATTTATATGGTAATTATGACGAAAATGATATGGTTCGTGATCAAAGGTATGCCTTGAAGGATGTGGTAACTTTCACAGAGAATTATACTACATTAAAAGAAGCACGGGAAAAATACAATGCAGTAGTCACCTACTTTAATGCACAGCCAGAAGAAACTCGTAAGGAGCAATTTACTGATTTTGCTGATGAGAGCTTTAGATCAATTTGGCACGATATTCAAGGTACAGGTGCTTATCTCAATAGGGAAGATATAGTAAGAAAATTAACTTTACTAGAAAACCGCATTAAAGGTAAAATAGCAGACGAAAAAGCGATTACTCAGGCGGTGAAAGAAGTCAATGATAAGAAATCAACCATTGTCGCAGCCATTCAGAAATTAGAAAATATTCAAATTGAAGGTGATATTTCTGATTTATATGTAAATGAAAACGGTCACACTTCTTATAATGACTTTACTGTTGACGAACTTTCTCGGTTATTTCTTACGTTTGAGGAGCTAGAAACTGCTAAGCAAACAAAGTTTCAGCAATGGGAGCATTTGTTGGAGCAAATGAATGTCATCAATGATATTTTAATTCAAGCGAATCAATTTGAAGATAAACAAGGTGGAGAAAAACATCGGTATACTACTTCTCGTAACTATGTTGAATCAAAAGAAGAAACCAGACCAACAATTATAGCATCTCAACCTACAGATGAGTTCCTTGCTGATAAGGTAGAAGTTACGTCTGTGTCTTTAACATATGAGTTTGAATATTCTCTGGATGAGATTAGCCGTACAGGAGATAGTCATGTGATAGAAGAGAAGAGGAATGTTGCCTTATCTCTACTATCGCTTGCTAAGAAAAAGTATGATGCGATGACGGAAGTTGTTTCTGCTTATAATCAATTAATTGATAAGATCAATGCTTTACCGCAGGAAAAACGCCGTCAAACATGGTTGGATTTGATTTATCAAAAAGATCCGTATCTGTATGTATTAGACGAGTTACGGTTTGGAGATGGGGTAACAGAGGAAGAAACAGAGAGTCGTAAAGAGAATTTGTTATCCATCTTTAAAAAATTCGACCAAGAAACCTTTGCATCTACTGCTCCATCAACAGAATCTAGCACGTCATCTTCTGAAAATACTACAAATCAGTCTTCAGATAGCACTGTATCGTCAAGTGGTGATGATTCAGATAAGAAACCAACAATGACAAGTTCAAATTCTACTAACACTGCAACCAGTAATCAATCCTCACAGGCAGAAAATACATCTTCTTCGAATCAGGGAATGATAGGAAACAAAGGTGTACTTGGCAGTAAAAATGATTCTACAACGAATAAGACAGATGTAACCATTTCATCAAATATGTTGTCGCCCTTAGGAAGTGGTGGTCAAGTTCTTGACTTATCAAGGGTTATCAAGGAATTGGGTGGTGACGGTGCAGAAAATGCGGCTGATGAGGCTCTGAATGATAGTGAGCTAGTAGGATTGAGTCATCTATCTAGCAGAGAAACTACTAGCTTAACCGTAAGACCGAGACAATTGCCCAAAACAGGAACGAATTGGAGTATTTTGAGCCTTGTTTCCTTCTTGCCGATGTTAGTTGGAGCTGTCCTCTTTAAAAAGAAATCATAATACAGGAAGGCATGGAGTCTGTTAAAAGGCTTCATGTTTTTCATTCTATTTGTCGATTGTTCGGAAATGAATTGAAAAACAGCTTATTTTATATAATTTATAGATAAAAACGAATGATTCTGTTACAATATCCTTATAAAATACGTTTTTAGAGGTATATAGATGAAGTTGTTGGTTGTTGGTTCAGGTGGTCGTGAACATGCGATCGCAAAGAAATTAGTAGCATCAAAAGGTGTTGATAGGGTGTTTGTTGCACCAGGAAATGACGGAATGATTGCAGACGGCATTGAGTTGGTCGATATTGCTATTTCCGAACATTCAAAATTGATTGCATTTGCCCAAAAAGAAGCTATTAGCTGGACTTTTGTAGGACCAGATGATGCTTTGGCAGCAGGTATCGTGGATGCCTTTGAGGCAGCTGGTTTAGTTGCCTTTGGGCCT
Above is a window of Streptococcus sp. zg-86 DNA encoding:
- a CDS encoding YSIRK-type signal peptide-containing protein (The YSIRK form of extended signal peptide directs nascent proteins to the cross-wall site, while signal peptides lacking YSIRK direct proteins instead to the cell pole. A large fraction of YSIRK proteins are surface proteins anchored by sortase-mediated processing of a C-terminal LPXTG motif.), which translates into the protein MKKQRFSLRRLAVGVVSIGLGTAMVPAVTQLGSVEIVKADTDTESTNDEAARQVAIQEVEAKRDEVVAAILKLKNNDLSEDQVKEILSSEIYQLDSLDTYASQEKDELVRKLSTVQFKYDLIDEVLTQWNAFYVSKGIEHKLGFSDLERVKKYDDSSPKSSIRYGYPTVSNVIEPTDSVSSSFRLLSTFNLYGNYDENDMVRDQRYALKDVVTFTENYTTLKEAREKYNAVVTYFNAQPEETRKEQFTDFADESFRSIWHDIQGTGAYLNREDIVRKLTLLENRIKGKIADEKAITQAVKEVNDKKSTIVAAIQKLENIQIEGDISDLYVNENGHTSYNDFTVDELSRLFLTFEELETAKQTKFQQWEHLLEQMNVINDILIQANQFEDKQGGEKHRYTTSRNYVESKEETRPTIIASQPTDEFLADKVEVTSVSLTYEFEYSLDEISRTGDSHVIEEKRNVALSLLSLAKKKYDAMTEVVSAYNQLIDKINALPQEKRRQTWLDLIYQKDPYLYVLDELRFGDGVTEEETESRKENLLSIFKKFDQETFASTAPSTESSTSSSENTTNQSSDSTVSSSGDDSDKKPTMTSSNSTNTATSNQSSQAENTSSSNQGMIGNKGVLGSKNDSTTNKTDVTISSNMLSPLGSGGQVLDLSRVIKELGGDGAENAADEALNDSELVGLSHLSSRETTSLTVRPRQLPKTGTNWSILSLVSFLPMLVGAVLFKKKS